Within the Litorilinea aerophila genome, the region CCCTGCCGTGGCAGGCCATGGACAACGCCTTTCCCGGGCCCTGGATCCAGCATCCGGGGCCTTTTGTTTTTCGCCCTCATTCACATCTCTGCCACATCTCCAATCGTCTTCAAGGGGACAGCCCGGCCAGGGGCTCCTCCACAAACTGCATGGGATCGACGGCCACGCCGTAGATGCGGAGTTCCCAGTGGAGGTGGGCACCGGTGCTCAGGCCGGAATTGCCCACCAGCCCCAGCAGATCTCCCTGCCGCACCATCTGGCCAGGGGTCACGTCGATCTGGCTCAGGTGCCAGTATCCGGTGAAAATGCCCCGCCCGTGATCTAGCAGAACGGCATTTCCCCGCACATCCAGGGGTTCGGCCAGGGCCACCACCCCATCCCCTGGGGCCACCACCGGCACCCCCTCGGGCGCGGCGAAGTCCTGGCCCGCGTGATAGCTGGCCACTGGCCCGCTGTTGTAGCTGCGGCGGGTGCCGAAGGGGCTGCTGGTCACATACTCCAGGGAGACAGGCCGGCTGAAGACATCCCGCCACAGGAGGGTCGGACTGACCTGGGACCAGACCGCCGTGACCTTCTCCAGCTCTGCCTGAACCAGGGTCGGCTCCAGCAGCTCTCCCCGATCGGGCGGCAGGACGATGTCCTGGGTCTCATAGTCGCCTGCCACCACCGGGATCTGCCATGTCCGGCTCAGGGGGAAGCCGTTGCGGGCCTGGTAGGTGATGATGAGGGGGTAGGGTTGAGGGGCCAGCAGGGCCGGCACGGGCAACAGAGCAAACTGCCGCAAGGGATCGGCGTCGGTGGGGGTGAAGACCACCGGCAAGCCGTTCCAGGTGGCGGTCAGGCTGAGGGGGCGCCGGGTGGTCACCCACAGCCGGCCGGTGCGCCCCTGGACCAGCGCGTCGGGCAGGGACATTGTGGCCACGGCGCCGAAGCGCAGGGGCGAAGGTGGCAACGTCTCCCGAGGGACCAGAACTGGCTGGCCGGGGAAGAGGGAAGTGTGCTCCTCCTGGCCATTCAAGGTCGCGAGCACAGCCGCATCCTGTCCATAGCGCAGGGCCACGGCTCGCAGACTTTCGCCCGGCCGGGCATAGACCACCGCCAGGTCCACGGCGGCGGTCCCCTCGCCGCCTCCAGGAATCAGGAGCACCTGCCCCACCTGAATCAGGTCCGGGTTTTGAATGCCGTTGAGCTGGATGAGGGATTCCAGGGAAACGCCGAAGCGCTCGGCGATGCCGGCCAGGGTATCCCCGGCCACCACGGTGTAGGTGCCCGCGTTCCCCTGGGCTGCGGCGCTTTCTGGGCGCCACCGAAAGGCTCCGGTCAGGCCCATCCACAGGGCCAGGGCCAGGACCAATGCCTGGAGCAGACCATACCACGGCCAGGTATGGCGAATGCCAGATTGTACCTCGTCCTTCACGGCTTCCCTCCGGAGCGGCTCCCCTTGCCGGCTTACGAGCGGTAAATGTCCGGCTTCAGGATGCCGATGTAGGGCAGATTGCGAAATACCTCGTTGTAGTCTAACCCATAGCCGACCACAAAGTCGTTGGGGATGGAAAAGCCGATCCAGTCCACGTGGATATCGACTTCCCGGCGGTCTGGCTTGTCCAACAGGGTGACGATGCGCAGGCTCGCGGGGCGTCGTTCCCGCAGGATGCGCACCAGGTAGTCCAGGGTGTTGCCGCTGTCGATGATGTCTTCCACGATGAGGATGTTGCGGCCTTCGATGGGGTGGTTCAGGTCTTTCAAAATGCGCACCACGCCGCTGCTCTGGGTCCCGGCGCCGTAGCTGCTGGTGGCCATGAAGTCAATTTCGTGGGGGATGTCAATGGCCCGAATCAGGTCGGCCATGAAGACGATGCTCCCCTTCAGCACGGAGACCAGCAGCAGATCCTGGCCCCGGTAGGCGTCGCTGATGCGCTGGCCCAGCTCACACACCCGCTGCTGCAGAGTCTGTTCATCCACCAGGACCCGCTCGATGGCGTCGTCCAGTGAACGGTGGTGGAGCGCGGCCATCAGGCTCTGGGAGCTGTGGGGTGGCGACATGTTTAAATCCTCCTCTTTGCCTTCAGAGAACGGTTGCAGATGATCCTCCGGGGGCATTCTGTACCGGCGGCTGTCGCGTCCAGCGCCGCTCGCCGGGGTAGCTGGACGGCGTCCATTGCCGGAAATCAGTGGGATAGCACCGGCTTCACCGGCGCCATGTCCGCAGCGTGTACCGGTGACATCTGGAATGCTAGCTGGAATGACGTCTGAGATGTGGTCTGAGCTAACGGCTGGGAGGGAAGCGCCTCGGTCGCCGGTTCAGGCGTTGCCGTCGGCGTTGGGGCCTGGGGCACCGCCTCTACTGGCAGGAGGGGTACCTGTTCCAGGGGGCCGGCCGTCTGCACCATGGGCGCGTAAACCCAGCCCGTTTGCCCTCCATATTCCACCTGCCACCACTCTGGCCAGGTGGGATGATGCCCGGTGATGGGCAGGGCTGTTCCCTGGGCCAGCTGGTCCAGGATGGGATAGTCGGTGCCGGGGCCGGCCCGCAGGTTGAGCAGGAAGACAGTCACGTAGGCGGTAGGCACAGCCGGCGTGGGAAGCGGTGTGGGGGTGGGTGGGGGTGGGGCCGGCACCTGGGCCGCAGCCACGGCGACGCCACCGCCTGCCTTGAATTGCCCGCTCCACTGTCCGGCGAGGGCCAGGTACTGCTCGCCGAAGGCTGCGCTGGGCTCGATGTAGGTGCCTTCGGGCCACTCGTTAAAGCTGTTAATGACGATCCAGTTGGGGTTGCTGGCCATGGCTGCCTGCCAACTGCGGGCGAAATAGTTGCCGCCCTCCCGATCCTGCACAAAGCCCACGCCCGGCCGAATGCGCACATCGTTGTAGCCGGGCATCACTGTGGCCACCCAAAATTTGTAGCTCCCAAATCGTTCTCGGGCCGCGGCCACCTGGCCGGCAAACTTCTGGTTGACACTGTACAGATCGGCTGGGGGATTCCAGGTGTTGCTGTAGAGGTGATGGCCATCAAAGACGGCCAGGTAGCTGGTGTCCACCCCTTCGCCGATCCAGATGCTGGTGTGTCCGGGATCCACCTGCTGGCGGATGGCCTGCCAGGTGTCGACGCTGTAGAGGGTCGGTCGCCAGAAAAAGAGGACCGGCCGTCCGTCGACCCGGAGATACGCCGGGTGGCTGGCATGGCGACTCAGCGCCTGCTGGAGGGCATCGGTCACGGCTCCCACGTTGCCCAGAAAGGGCGAATCTGTCTCGAAGAGGATGCCGATCCGAAAGCCTCGTGCGGCCGCTTCGTCCAGCATGGCAGCCAGGTTGGGCTCCGTCTGGTTGCTGTCGCCGTGGGGACCGTACCAGGCCACCAGGAAGGCGTCGATGCCTGCGCCTTGTGCCTGCTGGATATGACGCCCCATGACTTCCCGATCCCGGCTGGCATAGGGCTGGGCTGGCAGGTCGCTCAGGCGGTCATAGGTCCAGGTCTGCTCGTCGAACCAGGTGTAGTAGAAGGCCAGCACCAGGGGATCACCGCTGCTCTGGGCGGCGGGCCGGCTGGACGGCGCAGCCTTCAGCGTGTCGGGGGAAAGCCACAGGCCTAGCAGGGCCAGCAGACTCAACAGCACCAGGGTGAGGAAGATGCGCCAGCCGAGCCGTAGCTGGATGGGCGCATCGGGTGTCGAGCTTGCCAGGGGCAACGATGCCCCGAACGTGTTAGATGGGTGATTTGATTGCGTATCCACGAAGGCGGATCCTAACATGTCTGCTTCCATCCCGCCAAATCAGGATGGCCGCCTGGGTGGAGCTCAGTTGACCGCTTGCTTCAGCGCCTGGACTGCGGGCAGGGCCAGGAATTCCCCCAGGATCATGGCCGTGGCTCCCCATACCGTTTGCCCTTCTATATCGAAAAAGGGTACCAGGGCCACCCGATCCCGCAGTTGCCACTCCTCCTGGCGCAGGCGGCTCGGATCCAGGAAGGTCAACAGGGGGACTTCCAGCAGCCGGGCCACTTCGTACGGGTCGATGTGGAAGGCGGGCCGGTAGCCGATCCAGCCGACCGTAGGCTGGACCAAAAAGTTGCTGGCGTGGATGTAGAGGGGGCTCAGCCGGCCCAGCACCTCCACCTCCTCGGGCGGCACGCCGATCTCCTCGTGGGCCTCCCGCAGGGCCGTCTGGGTGAGATCGCCATCAGCCTCTTCATAGCCGCCGCCGGGCAGCCCCACTTGCCCACTGTGGACGCCGTCGTAGGTCTGGCGCAGGATCAGGGGCAGGTAGATCTGCCCTTCGCGCGGGTAGAGCAGGAGGAGTACCCCGCCCCGGCGAACGTGGGCGCCGGCCTGTTCAGGGATAATGTCCCCGGGACGAGGCCGCGGGGCCATCCGGTTTTGGGCCGGCCGTCCAGGGAGCGGGCCCTGCAGGTCGGCCCGGAGCTGTGCGAGAAACGAGCTGTGCGTTGGATCCATGGCTTCCTGGTTTCTCATACGCTGGGCTACGGAGCCCATGATGTCATCCGCTTGCGGCCATGGTGGCCTGCCCAACCCGGCAGAGAAATCCCTGCAGGTACTCCCCTTCGGGGAAGTGGAGGGCGACCGGGTGATCCGGCGCCTGGTGCAGCCATTCCAGGATCTGGACCTCCCGGCCCACGTCCAGGCTGGCGCCAAAGAGCACTTTCTGGAAGAGATCCAGGCTCACCAGGCCGCTGCAACTGAAGGTTACCAGAATCCCGCCGGGCCGGACCATCTGCATGCCCAGCATGTTGATGTCCTTGTAGCCCCGCAGCCCTCGTTCCAGGTTGCGTCGGCTCTGGACGAACTTGGGCGGGTCCAGAATGACCACGTCGAAGGCCGGCCGCCCGGGCTGATCGCGCCAGTCCCGCAGGATCTGGAAGACGTCGCCGGCGATGCTCTCTGCCTGTGCATCCGGGTCGAAGCCGTTGAGCCGCAGGTTAGCCTCGCCCAGTTCCAGGGCAGCCACGCTGCTGTCGATGTTGACCACGTGGGTTGCGCCGGCCGCCAGGGCGTGAACGGCGAAGGCTCCCGTGTAGCTGAAGGCGTTCAGCACCCTCGCCCCCTGGCAGTACAAGGCTACCCGTCGTCGGTTCTCACGCTGATCCGTGTAAAATCCGGTCTTCTGGCCGCCCAGGAGATCCACCAGAAAACGGAGCGGACCTTCGTGGACTTCCACCGGGCCGGTGGGGGCGGTGCCGGCCAGGAGGCCCGTGGCGTCGGGCAGCCCCTCCTGCCGCCGGGCGGCCATCTCACTCCGTTCCAGCACCCCCTGGCAGCCGGTCAGCGTCAGCAACATCTGTGCCAGGGCCTCTTTGCGCCGGTCGATGGCCAGGGTGCCGGCCTGGAGCACCAGGAACGGCCCGTAGCGGTCCACAATCAGCCCTGGCAGGCCATCGCTTTCACCGTTGACCAGGCGATAGGCGTCTGTCTGCCCCTGGATGGTGGGGTGTTGCCGTTGTCGCACCGCTTCCGCCAGGCGACGCTGCCAGAAGCGATCATCGATGGTTTCCCCGGGATCCCAGGTGAGGAGGCGAACCTGGATCTGGCTGGCGCGGTTCAGATACCCCCGAGCCAGCCAGTTTCCCTGGGCGTCCACCACATCCACCGGTTCGCCATCCACGGCTTCGCCGGCAATATGGGCGATGGCGCCGCTGAAGATCCAGGGGTGAAACTGGCGCACCGGTTTTTCCCGGCCCGGCTTGAGGCGGACCTGGGGCAGGGGACGATCAGTGGCCATGGTTCTTGTCTCCGGCAGCATCGTGGTCTTCGGCGGAAGGGGTGGCGGCCTCCGGATCATCCTCGTCCACTTCCCAGCCGTAGGCATTGATGAGAATCCGCTGGTCGGGCAGGTGGATGACCCGGCGCTGGGGATCGTACTGAAATGGGACCTGGCCTTCCGGCGTGGTCAGTACGCCGGTGACCTGTTCTGGGCGGCGCTCCTGGAAGCGGACTGTGTACCCTTTGTAGATGAGCCAGTGGGTGAGGGGTTTGACATTGGGTCTCATGGAAGTCGTTGCCATTGGAGTTGTAACACCTGTCGGGTTTGGTCGGTAATGCGCACCTGGTGGCTGATGGCCTGGCCGCAGATCCACACCGGCCGGCGCTCTGCCCGCTCGATGACCACGGGCCAGCCGGCGCGCAGGGCGGCGGGCACCTTGCGGTCGGTGAAGAAGTCCCCCAGGCTCTTGTGGCGGCCGCCCATGCCCAGGGGGGCAAAACGGGCCCCAGGCCAGGGCGTGGTCAGGGCCAGGGTGTGGACTCGATCCGCGTCCAGGAAGGCCCGCCAGGGCTCCCCGGGGGTGCGCCAGTCTGGGGGGAGATGCTGGATGGGGTAGCAGCGGCACAGGAGCTGCCAGTGCCTGCCCGCCTGGAGCTGGCCCGGGCAGGGGATCGGCGCCTCGCCCACCGTCTGGCGCCAGCCAGTCCCCAGGAAGGGGTGTTGGGGGGCGAAAGGCAGCTCATCGTCCCGGTGCAGGCTGAGCCGTGCCGGCGTCCTGTCCGTAGCGCCGGCCACGGTCCACACCAGGTGGTCGAGCAGGGGGTACGGGCCGCCGGCATGGGTGCTCTGTTCCAGCCGGGCCAGGATGTTGTCGATGTGGTGAAAGCCGACGGCCCGCAGGTCGGCCTGCATCTCGGCCAGGGCCTGGCGCAGCACCCCCCGCTGGGTGGCCGGGTCCTGGGCCAGGAGGCCGGTCAGATCCAGCACCACGCGCTCCGCTGGCGTCCGCTCCAGGGTCAGCTGGTCCAGCGCCTTTCGATCCCAGCGTTCGGCCCGCCGGGCTTCCTGGGCCAGGAGGTCGGCGGTGCGGGCCAGGGTTTCCACCACCCGGGGGTTGATGGTGGCCAGCTCCGGCAGCAGCTGGTGGCGGATGCGGTTGCGCAGGAAGGAGAGGTCGTGGTTGCTTGGATCCTCGCGCCAGGGCAGGCCAAAGGCCTCCAGATAGGCCCGGATGGCCGCCCGACGCACGCCCAGCAGGGGCCGAACCAGGTAAACCGGGGAGCGTGATGGATTCGTGGGGGAATCGTCAGGAAGTGGACCGACCCACGCCATGGCGCCCAGCCCGGCCAGGCCGCTGCCCCGGAGGAGGTTCATGAGCAGGGTTTCGGCCTGGTCGTCCTGGTGGTGGGCCACGGCCACCACCGGAGGTTGCCCCGGCGGCGTAATGGCCCGGGCCACCTCTCCCAGGAAGCGGTAGCGAAGCCGGCGGGCTGCGGCCTCTGGCCCTTCGGGGCGATGGGTCAGCTCCTGGGGGGAGAGGCGACGGCTGTGGCAGGGGAGTCCCAACTGGTCCGCCAGCCCGGCCACAAAGGCGGCATCCTCGGCAGAGTCCGGGCGCAGGCTGTGGTCCAGGTGGGCGACGTGGAGGTGAAGTTGCCAGAGGTCGGCCACCTGGTGCAGGGCGTGGAGCAGGCAGACGCTGTCTCCGCCGCCGCTGACGCCCACCAGGACCGTGGTCCCCGCGGAGGTGGCGGCGGGGAACAGTTGAAAGCGGGTTTGGGCGTCCATCAGCGCCGCGATCAGCGGGCGCGCCCCTGGTGGCCATGTGGCCATCCGCTGCTGAAACTCGGTCTTCACAGCCGCATTATACCACAGGAAACGCTGTCGGGGCCGGGTTGGAATGGTATGGGGAAATCGGGCTGCCCTTTTTTCACGGAAATTTGCTTGTGGTATAATGCGCTATGGTCTGCAATTTCAACGCAGAGGGACGGAGCGGCATCTGCGGGTGTTCGCTCCGCCAGCAGGCAGCACAAGTAAGCAACAATCATCAAGGACTGAGTGCGGGTGATTTTGTGACAATGGGGGCGATGGTACGTCTGTGATTAACCCGTTGGATTGGCTGTTAGGCCTTTTTTCATTGGACATCGGCATCGATCTGGGTACTGCCAATACCCTGGTTCACGTCAAAAACCGCGGTATCGTCATCAACGAACCTTCAATCGTCGCCATTGACCGATCCTCCCGCCGGCGGAACGCCGTCAAGGCCATCGGCAACGAGGCGAAGGAGATGGTGGGCCGCACCCCGGCCCACATTGTCGCCATCCGGCCCTTACAGGATGGTGTGATCTCGGACTTTGACGTCACCGAGCAGATGATCCACCACTTCATCGGCAAGGTCCACGGCAACCGGGCCTTTGGCGCTGCCCGTCCCCGGGTGGT harbors:
- a CDS encoding NUDIX hydrolase, with the translated sequence MDPTHSSFLAQLRADLQGPLPGRPAQNRMAPRPRPGDIIPEQAGAHVRRGGVLLLLYPREGQIYLPLILRQTYDGVHSGQVGLPGGGYEEADGDLTQTALREAHEEIGVPPEEVEVLGRLSPLYIHASNFLVQPTVGWIGYRPAFHIDPYEVARLLEVPLLTFLDPSRLRQEEWQLRDRVALVPFFDIEGQTVWGATAMILGEFLALPAVQALKQAVN
- the hpt gene encoding hypoxanthine phosphoribosyltransferase codes for the protein MDDAIERVLVDEQTLQQRVCELGQRISDAYRGQDLLLVSVLKGSIVFMADLIRAIDIPHEIDFMATSSYGAGTQSSGVVRILKDLNHPIEGRNILIVEDIIDSGNTLDYLVRILRERRPASLRIVTLLDKPDRREVDIHVDWIGFSIPNDFVVGYGLDYNEVFRNLPYIGILKPDIYRS
- a CDS encoding peptidoglycan DD-metalloendopeptidase family protein, which encodes MKDEVQSGIRHTWPWYGLLQALVLALALWMGLTGAFRWRPESAAAQGNAGTYTVVAGDTLAGIAERFGVSLESLIQLNGIQNPDLIQVGQVLLIPGGGEGTAAVDLAVVYARPGESLRAVALRYGQDAAVLATLNGQEEHTSLFPGQPVLVPRETLPPSPLRFGAVATMSLPDALVQGRTGRLWVTTRRPLSLTATWNGLPVVFTPTDADPLRQFALLPVPALLAPQPYPLIITYQARNGFPLSRTWQIPVVAGDYETQDIVLPPDRGELLEPTLVQAELEKVTAVWSQVSPTLLWRDVFSRPVSLEYVTSSPFGTRRSYNSGPVASYHAGQDFAAPEGVPVVAPGDGVVALAEPLDVRGNAVLLDHGRGIFTGYWHLSQIDVTPGQMVRQGDLLGLVGNSGLSTGAHLHWELRIYGVAVDPMQFVEEPLAGLSP
- a CDS encoding endo-1,3-alpha-glucanase family glycosylhydrolase, which codes for MPLASSTPDAPIQLRLGWRIFLTLVLLSLLALLGLWLSPDTLKAAPSSRPAAQSSGDPLVLAFYYTWFDEQTWTYDRLSDLPAQPYASRDREVMGRHIQQAQGAGIDAFLVAWYGPHGDSNQTEPNLAAMLDEAAARGFRIGILFETDSPFLGNVGAVTDALQQALSRHASHPAYLRVDGRPVLFFWRPTLYSVDTWQAIRQQVDPGHTSIWIGEGVDTSYLAVFDGHHLYSNTWNPPADLYSVNQKFAGQVAAARERFGSYKFWVATVMPGYNDVRIRPGVGFVQDREGGNYFARSWQAAMASNPNWIVINSFNEWPEGTYIEPSAAFGEQYLALAGQWSGQFKAGGGVAVAAAQVPAPPPPTPTPLPTPAVPTAYVTVFLLNLRAGPGTDYPILDQLAQGTALPITGHHPTWPEWWQVEYGGQTGWVYAPMVQTAGPLEQVPLLPVEAVPQAPTPTATPEPATEALPSQPLAQTTSQTSFQLAFQMSPVHAADMAPVKPVLSH
- a CDS encoding class I SAM-dependent rRNA methyltransferase → MATDRPLPQVRLKPGREKPVRQFHPWIFSGAIAHIAGEAVDGEPVDVVDAQGNWLARGYLNRASQIQVRLLTWDPGETIDDRFWQRRLAEAVRQRQHPTIQGQTDAYRLVNGESDGLPGLIVDRYGPFLVLQAGTLAIDRRKEALAQMLLTLTGCQGVLERSEMAARRQEGLPDATGLLAGTAPTGPVEVHEGPLRFLVDLLGGQKTGFYTDQRENRRRVALYCQGARVLNAFSYTGAFAVHALAAGATHVVNIDSSVAALELGEANLRLNGFDPDAQAESIAGDVFQILRDWRDQPGRPAFDVVILDPPKFVQSRRNLERGLRGYKDINMLGMQMVRPGGILVTFSCSGLVSLDLFQKVLFGASLDVGREVQILEWLHQAPDHPVALHFPEGEYLQGFLCRVGQATMAASG
- the tilS gene encoding tRNA lysidine(34) synthetase TilS; amino-acid sequence: MATWPPGARPLIAALMDAQTRFQLFPAATSAGTTVLVGVSGGGDSVCLLHALHQVADLWQLHLHVAHLDHSLRPDSAEDAAFVAGLADQLGLPCHSRRLSPQELTHRPEGPEAAARRLRYRFLGEVARAITPPGQPPVVAVAHHQDDQAETLLMNLLRGSGLAGLGAMAWVGPLPDDSPTNPSRSPVYLVRPLLGVRRAAIRAYLEAFGLPWREDPSNHDLSFLRNRIRHQLLPELATINPRVVETLARTADLLAQEARRAERWDRKALDQLTLERTPAERVVLDLTGLLAQDPATQRGVLRQALAEMQADLRAVGFHHIDNILARLEQSTHAGGPYPLLDHLVWTVAGATDRTPARLSLHRDDELPFAPQHPFLGTGWRQTVGEAPIPCPGQLQAGRHWQLLCRCYPIQHLPPDWRTPGEPWRAFLDADRVHTLALTTPWPGARFAPLGMGGRHKSLGDFFTDRKVPAALRAGWPVVIERAERRPVWICGQAISHQVRITDQTRQVLQLQWQRLP